One segment of Lachancea thermotolerans CBS 6340 chromosome E complete sequence DNA contains the following:
- the MDR1 gene encoding GTPase-activating protein MDR1 (similar to uniprot|P53258 Saccharomyces cerevisiae YGR100W MDR1 Cytoplasmic GTPase-activating protein for Ypt/Rab transport GTPases Ypt6p Ypt31p and Sec4p involved in recycling of internalized proteins and regulation of Golgi secretory function) yields the protein MSFFDSLRQKAANVKFLDKLADNFTPVMNRDEKFRLEYKLPEEEHVLDDTNADVSILNPYKRAKRAENSERSELAYVFSGRLYLTPHYLVFRDSFDSTSCNFTLNISTIRKVERAPIMSYAYSLAITLHCGTRMVIQFIGLRNRTDQFCHKFKELLRENIPNTKLLAPFLETCYSEYLIARNVLRESDVNPPPGGLGQRYRYPGDASKEKPKLKLWLDYFQDQGKNLTIVKNHMFYKLIRVGVPNRLRGELWEVCSGSLYSRFANPGEYKRLLEANEGKDSRAIEEIEKDLNRSLPEYAAYQEKEGIQRLRNVLTAYSWKNPDVGYCQAMNILVAALLIFMTEEQAFWCLVSICDNYIPGYYSKTMYGTLLDQRVFESFVEQKMPLMWEHITSHDIQLSVVSLPWFLSLFFTSMPLPYAFRIMDILLVNGPKTFFQVALAVLKINGEDLLEVDDDGMFIAILKNYFQTLDHSAHPDSADIRYRQITKFQELLVVAFKEFSIITDSMVDQQRSKYRKDILHNIESFAKRTQLRNLPQVRNLTPDNLSNIYDLFYLCIESHKISMGTGSSNMDFEAFVQFLSKFCDWCKPSESDERPNFRKQKRAFLKRLFTKWGSSGSQELTLNDVVFGLDGLLSKDLMSSINYFFSLFDEQGKDEINGESILQISEALLFLTEAWKSGRYVDKLTQKSIEDDIADSIVMNNSAKGGTLEDIELPAGVTIDEEKYKQEQAERYLQAASNFLQRSFEYARPSEEKEVDLIDLSDDETESKQAKEKKWESLKANVALNPNQTSVMDLATFRMIILADETYEMFFAHTLRNSIHVDEKIGSRDSRGGALRNMFDGFLADGKRVASQVRRRVDSVATKNSSSSGSAAEATDIQDEVDDFTSGHTFEHDDLLKHDLISLEDNEGNEPNPESQRKKLESFSFSDPSETREHSLIEFEA from the coding sequence ATGTCCTTCTTCGATTCCTTGCGTCAGAAAGCCGCAAAtgtgaagtttttggataaATTGGCCGACAATTTTACCCCGGTTATGAACAGGGATGAGAAATTTAGGTTGGAATACAAGCTCCCTGAGGAGGAACATGTATTGGACGATACGAACGCTGATGTGTCTATTCTCAACCCTTACAAGAGGGCAAAACGCGCGGAGAATTCTGAAAGAAGTGAGCTTGCCTACGTATTCTCCGGCAGGTTGTATTTGACGCCGCATTATCTTGTCTTTCGAGACTCTTTCGACAGCACATCCTGCAACTTCACTCTGAACATTAGTACTATTCGAAAAGTGGAAAGGGCGCCAATCATGTCATATGCGTATTCCCTCGCTATCACGCTTCACTGCGGAACAAGAATGGTTATTCAATTTATAGGCCTCAGAAACCGCACAGATCAATTCTGTCATaagttcaaagagcttctaCGTGAGAACATTCCAAACACGAAGCTATTGGCCCCCTTTCTAGAAACATGCTACTCCGAATACCTGATTGCGAGAAACGTATTGAGGGAGAGTGATGTTAACCCGCCTCCTGGGGGCTTGGGCCAGCGGTACCGGTATCCCGGAGATGCGTCAAAGGAAAAGCCAAAGTTAAAATTATGGCTAGATTATTTCCAGGACCAGGGTAAAAACTTGACGATTGTTAAAAACCATATGTTTTACAAACTTATCCGAGTGGGCGTGCCAAACAGGTTAAGAGGAGAACTGTGGGAAGTGTGCTCTGGATCTCTATATTCAAGGTTTGCCAACCCAGGCGAGTATAAAAGGCTTCTGGAAGCCAACGAAGGCAAGGACTCAAGGGCGATCGAAGAAATAGAGAAGGATTTAAACAGGTCCCTACCAGAGTATGCAGCatatcaagagaaagagggcATTCAGCGACTGAGGAATGTCCTTACAGCCTACTCTTGGAAGAATCCTGATGTGGGATACTGCCAGGCCATGAACATCTTGGTGGCTGCTCTCTTAATCTTCATGacagaagaacaagcttTCTGGTGTCTCGTTAGCATCTGCGATAACTACATCCCCGGATACTATTCTAAAACAATGTATGGAACGCTGTTAGATCAAAGGGTCTTTGAGTCCtttgttgagcaaaaaATGCCTTTGATGTGGGAACACATAACAAGTCACGACATCCAGTTATCCGTAGTGTCTTTGCCATGGTTCCTTTCACTTTTTTTCACCTCGATGCCATTGCCTTACGCTTTCAGAATAATGGATATTCTTCTCGTAAACGGACCCAAGACGTTCTTCCAGGTCGCACTGGCTGTTCTTAAAATTAACGGCGAAGACCTTCTAGAAGTTGATGATGATGGCATGTTTATCGCGATTTTAAAGAACTATTTTCAGACACTTGACCACAGCGCTCACCCAGACTCAGCAGATATAAGATACAGGCAAATCACTAAGTTCCAGGAACTTTTGGTTGTTGCCTTCAAAGAGTTCAGTATAATCACGGATTCGATGGTCGACCAGCAGAGGTCAAAATACAGAAAAGACATTTTGCATAACATAGAGTCATTTGCTAAGAGAACGCAATTGCGTAACCTCCCACAGGTGCGAAACTTGACTCCCGATAACCTTTCCAACATTTATGACTTGTTTTACCTTTGCATTGAAAGCCACAAAATAAGTATGGGCACAGGATCTTCTAACATGGACTTTGAGGCCTTTGTTCAGTTCTTGAGTAAGTTTTGTGACTGGTGTAAACCTAGTGAAAGTGATGAAAGGCCAAACTTTagaaaacagaaaagagcctttttgaaaaggctgTTCACCAAGTGGGGTAGTTCTGGGTCCCAAGAGTTAACGCTAAATGATGTCGTGTTTGGTTTGGACGGACTTTTGTCCAAAGACCTCATGTCTTCCATCAACTACTTTTTCTCCCTTTTCGATGAACAGGGGAAAGATGAAATTAATGGCGAGAGCATTTTGCAAATATCAGAGGCTCTACTTTTCTTGACAGAAGCCTGGAAAAGTGGTCGATACGTGGATAAACTGACACAGAAGTCGATAGAAGACGATATTGCGGACTCTATTGTTATGAACAACTCTGCCAAGGGCGGCACCCTGGAGGATATAGAGCTACCTGCAGGCGTTACgattgatgaagaaaaatacaaacaagaacaagctgaGCGTTATCTACAGGCGGCTAGCAATTTCCTGCAACGCTCATTTGAATATGCAAGGCCCTCGGAAGAGAAGGAAGTTGACCTTATTGACCTTTCAGATGACGAGACTGAATCGAAACAAGCTAAGGAAAAGAAGTGGGAGTCTCTTAAGGCTAATGTAGCTTTAAATCCCAATCAAACCTCCGTCATGGATCTTGCCACTTTCAGAATGATTATTTTAGCAGACGAAACTTACGAGATGTTTTTTGCTCACACCTTGCGCAACTCTATACACGTTGATGAGAAGATTGGCTCTCGCGACAGCCGGGGAGGGGCACTAAGAAACATGTTTGATGGCTTCCTTGCCGATGGAAAGAGAGTAGCATCGCAGGTGCGCCGCCGCGTCGATTCTGTTGCCACCAAGAACAGCAGCTCGTCCggctctgctgctgaagcaaCGGACATTCAAGATGAAGTTGATGACTTTACATCTGGGCACACTTTCGAGCACGACGACTTACTCAAGCACGACTTGATTTCTCTGGAAGACAACGAAGGCAATGAGCCCAACCCCGAATCTCAGCGGAAAAAActcgaaagcttttcattttctgaCCCATCCGAGACAAGGGAGCACAGCCTCATTGAATTTGAGGCCTAA